The Triticum aestivum cultivar Chinese Spring chromosome 7B, IWGSC CS RefSeq v2.1, whole genome shotgun sequence genome window below encodes:
- the LOC123157172 gene encoding mediator of RNA polymerase II transcription subunit 15a → MDANWRPTQGSDPAAGVGGVDPGAPPPPAGGDWRAGLQPDARARIVSKITETLKKHLPASAPDGVNELQKIAVRFEEKIYTAATNQSDYLRKISLKMLSMETKTQQAAGSAQVIPNQNNSTPGLPSEGSNQAQPSAIPLMSQQQARQPNTTSVQASSLTNIGQNLPGVNQTSTMQNVSVMPQNTMNNGLAQGTSQDIYAAQRQMAGRQQQQQSQQLIYQQQQMLMKQKLQQNSLMQPHIQQQQSLLQPTQMQSTQQSMMQMSSGLHPVQSTVPQTQPMSRQSVTQSGIQQNQLNSVQQSVPSLLQQPQQSVGRQQQQAQPSMHQQPSLQRQQPNIPLQQQQQQQQQQLMGQQPNLERNQLIGQQNGAVEMQQQQRLPAQSNNLLNVQQTQQQMLNQQSMPLHQPQQLGSQTNMSSLQQQQQNQQQQRMHMLQMKAQQTQQQQHAQQPPMGLMQPQSQHNQLQQSQQHLMSQFQSQPNQLQQQLGMQQQPSMQQRLQTSGGMLLQQNNMGQQKQFIQAQRGLQEVSSSTSADSTTQTGLAGAGDWQEEIYQMIKNLKDQYFAELSDLSNKISMKLQHVDSIIPPQKPSEQYDRMKNFKTMLDRILQLLQISKSTIQPAMRDKVPQYEKQIISILNSQRRKPVQPQIQQQFQPPAGQAPNSSILQQQQTSQNLQQHDSHTNPQASLSSMSTGLQSSGVAGIQHVPVPPTTNFSAPTQQNGANMQHQAVSNLEAAQGGNLNSLQHGSASGALQQGNAGPMQGTMNTQLQTSSSMLSHNSMSTMQPNGNSMQANASSLQQLKQQQQDHHMMQSQQMKRQMFQQYQQKQQMLQQQFPIQQQLQKQQQVQMQVPQLHAGNDVNESKARQGTAVKSGIYQQHLGQRSNYYNQQLKQGVPFPISSPQNLQASSPQISHHSPQVDQHNLLPSQVKTGTPLNSANSPYVPSPSPSVAPSPIPVDSDKQHSNISSLTNTGQTGHQQTSLAPQTQSIAVNTPGISASPLLAEFTSGDGSQANMPTQVPTKSNAAERPMDRLLKALRTTQRESLNAAVSDIRSVVSMMDRIAGSAPGNGSRTAVGEDLVAMTKCRLQARNFITNDGSGASKKMKRDISAMPLNVSSAGSVDDSFKQTFGVDTPDLQSTATSRAKRRKTEVNHALLEEIEEINQGLIDTELRVCEDDDESLAATSEGTVIKCTYTAVAVSPSLKSMLASAQTSPIMPLRLLVPAGYPKCSPVLLDKFLDEQRNSDDLSSKAKSKFGVLLRGLDEPMSLREIARTWDACARGAIAEYAQKSGGGSFSSSYGRWETCVV, encoded by the exons ATGGACGCCAACTGGCGCCCCACCCAGGGCTCGGATCCCGCTGCCGGGGTCGGGGGCGTTGACCCGggcgcgccgccgccccccgccggGGGCGACTGGCGCGCCGGGCTCCAGCCCGACGCCCGCGCCCGGATCGTCAGCAAGAT AAcggaaactctgaagaagcatctgCCGGCTTCTGCGCCAGACGGGGTGAATGAACTTCAAAAGATCGCCGTGCGGTTCGAAGAGAAGATCTACACTGCAGCAACCAATCAG TCTGATTATTTGCGGAAGATCTCTCTGAAAATGCTCTCTATGGAGACGAAGACACAACAGGCTGCTGGAAGTGCTCAAGTGATTCCAAATCAAAATAACTCCA CCCCTGGACTTCCTTCAGAAGGCAGTAATCAAGCACAGCCATCAGCAATTCCCTTGATGTCTCAGCAACAGGCCAGGCAACCAAATACTACATCTGTACAAGCTTCTTCACTCACTAATATTGGACAGAACTTGCCAGGTGTCAACCAAACATCAACGATGCAGAATGTGTCTGTCATGCCACAGAACACAATGAATAATGGCTTGGCGCAAGGTACTTCACAAGATATTTATGCTGCACAGAGGCAAATGGCAGGAAGGCAGCAACAGCAACAATCACAGCAATTAATTTATCAGCAGCAGCAAATGCTGATGAAGCAGAAATTGCAGCAGAATTCACTCATGCAACCGCATATTCAGCAGCAGCAATCTTTGTTGCAGCCAACACAGATGCAATCTACACAGCAATCCATGATGCAGATGTCATCTGGCCTTCACCCTGTGCAGTCTACCGTTCCACAGACACAGCCAATGTCCAGGCAGTCAGTTACTCAGAGTGGTATTCAACAAAATCAATTGAATTCTGTACAACAATCTGTGCCATCATTACTCCAGCAACCTCAGCAATCTGTTGGGAGGCAGCAGCAACAAGCACAGCCGTCCATGCATCAACAGCCTTCTCTGCAGCGTCAGCAGCCCAATATTCCtttacagcagcagcagcagcagcagcagcaacagttgaTGGGACAACAACCAAATTTAGAACGAAATCAGCTAATTGGTCAACAGAATGGTGCTGTGGAGATGCAGCAGCAACAGAGGCTGCCAGCTCAGTCAAATAATCTTTTGAATGTGCAGCAAACACAGCAGCAGATGTTGAACCAGCAGTCTATGCCTCTGCATCAGCCACAACAATTGGGCTCTCAGACAAACATGTCAAGTTTACAGCAGCAGCAACAAAATCAACAGCAGCAGCGGATGCATATGCTACAAATGAAAGCTCAGCAAACGCAGCAACAACAGCATGCTCAACAACCACCAATGGGTTTGATGCAACCTCAGTCCCAACACAACCAACTTCAGCAATCGCAGCAACATCTTATGTCGCAGTTCCAGTCCCAGCCTAATCAACTACAACAGCAATTAGGGATGCAGCAGCAACCCTCCATGCAGCAAAGACTTCAAACTTCAGGAGGCATGCTCTTGCAACAAAATAACATGGGTCAACAAAAGCAATTTATTCAGGCACAGAGGGGCCTTCAAGAAGTTTCCTCTAGTA CATCTGCGGACTCTACCACTCAAACAGGCCTTGCAGGTGCAGGTGATTGGCAAGAGGAGATCTATCAAATG ATTAAGAACTTGAAGGACCAATACTTTGCAGAACTCAGTGATTTGTCAAATAAGATATCTATGAAGCTACAGCATGTTGACAGCATTATACCACCTCAAAAGCCATCTGAGCAGTATGATAGAATGAAGAACTTTAAAACTATGTTGGACCGTATATTACAACTGCTGCAAATTAGCAAGAGTACTATCCAACCTGCTATGAGGGACAAAGTTCCTCAATACGAGAAACAGATTATCAGCATCTTAAATTCGCAAAGAAGGAAGCCAGTGCAGCCACAAATACAGCAACAGTTCCAGCCACCTGCAGGACAAGCTCCTAATTCTAGCATTTTACAGCAGCAACAGACTTCCCAGAATTTGCAGCAGCATGATAGTCATACTAATCCTCAAGCAAGTTTGTCAAGTATGAGCACTGGATTACAGTCCTCTGGTGTAGCTGGTATTCAGCATGTCCCTGTGCCTCCAACAACAAACTTCAGTGCCCCCACACAGCAAAATGGTGCAAACATGCAGCATCAGGCTGTCTCTAACTTGGAGGCTGCTCAAGGAGGCAATTTGAATTCTTTGCAGCATGGTTCAGCGAGTGGCGCATTACAACAGGGCAACGCTGGGCCGATGCAGGGAACAATGAATACACAACTGCAGACAAGTAGTAGCATGCTATCTCATAACTCAATGAGCACGATGCAACCTAATGGTAACTCCATgcaagcaaatgcaagttcattaCAGCAGCTGAAGCAGCAACAGCAGGATCATCATATGATGCAGAGTCAGCAAATGAAGCGTCAGATGTTTCAGCAGTACCAGCAAAAGCAACAAATGCTTCAACAGCAGTTCCCAATACAGCAACAATTACAGAAACAGCAGCAAGTGCAGATGCAGGTTCCACAGCTTCATGCTGGAAATGATGTTAACGAGTCAAAGGCTAGACAAGGAACTGCAGTGAAATCTGGAATTTATCAACAGCACTTGGGCCAACGCAGTAACTACTACAATCAGCAGTTGAAACAGGGTGTTCCTTTCCCAATTTCGTCACCACAAAACCTCCAAGCATCATCTCCACAAATTTCACACCATTCTCCTCAGGTTGATCAGCACAACCTGTTGCCATCTCAAGTCAAGACTGGGACACCATTGAATTCAGCAAACTCACCATATGTTCCATCGCCATCCCCATCTGTCGCCCCCTCTCCTATACCAGTGGATTCAGACAAACAACACTCCAATATATCATCACTTACTAATACTGGGCAGACTGGACATCAGCAAACCTCCCTAGCGCCCCAGACACAATCGATTGCTGTGAATACACCAGGGATATCAGCATCACCCTTACTAGCAGAATTTACAAGTGGGGATGGAAGTCAGGCTAACATGCCAACTCAAGTTCCAACCAAATCAAATGCAGCAGAAAGGCCTATGGACCGCTTACTTAAAGCA TTGCGAACAACACAGCGCGAGTCTCTTAATGCTGCAGTTAGCGACATTCGATCTGTTGTCAGCATGATGGACAGGATTGCTGGGTCAGCACCCGGTAATGGTTCGAGAACTGCTGTTGGTGAAGATTTAGTTGCTATGACAAAGTGCCGGCTACAAGCCAGGAATTTCATAACAAATGATGGaagtggtgcatcaaagaaaatGAAGCGTGATATAAGTGCCATGCCTCTCAACGTGTCATCAGCTGGAAGTGTCGACGATAGCTTCAAGCAAACATTTGGTGTAGATACCCCTGATCTACAGTCAACCGCAACCTCGCGTGCCAAGCGGCGAAAAACTGAG GTAAATCATGCTCTCTtggaggagattgaggagataAACCAAGGGCTCATAGACACGGAGCTCCGTGTATGTGAGGATGATGATGAGTCACTCGCTGCCACTTCTGAAGGGACAGTCATCAAATGCACATATACTGCTGTGGCTGTTAGTCCGAGCTTGAAGTCCATGTTGGCGTCTGCACAGACG AGTCCGATTATGCCGTTGAGGTTGCTTGTCCCTGCTGGCTACCCTAAATGCTCCCCGGTGCTCCTCGACAAGTTTCTGGACGAACAAAG AAACTCGGACGACCTGTCGAGCAAAGCGAAGTCGAAGTTTGGCGTATTGCTGCGGGGCCTAGACGAGCCCATGTCGCTGCGAGAAATCGCAAGGACGTGGGACGCTTGCGCGCGCGGAGCCATTGCGGAGTATGCCCAGAAGAGTGGTGGAGGAAGCTTCAGTTCTAGTTATGGTCGCTGGGAGACCTGTGTAGTGTAG